caatgcggagctatacagAGCCCTCCGTTGTTACAACATTTGGGAGGCGCATGGCGATACTGTACAAAGCTCAAATTGGCCTCTGCATTCCTCTGGAGAATCCACAATTGTCTCAGACCCTCGATATGGAGCCTCCGCTCACATTTTCAGATCAAGCTTAAATTGGCTTTCAGTctaggcctccgcaatggattagttcacTGAGATCGGCACACAAATATGTGTTTTAGTCAAGCAGTAACTCACACAATTTCGGTCGAACAAATAGCCTAACGACCAAACActcgaccagtcgactaattggggtcagccaTAAGCTAAATGATACCGACACTTCCATGTTTTGATTGGTTTTGTTACTACATCCTTAGCTATATACACTGTAATAGGATATACACTTAGCTTCTAAGGCCAAGGGATTTCTGAGCTTGCAGGAAAATTATACACAAGGCTAGGTAATCATGTAGGCTACCCTTATAGAAGTTTACGAGTAGCCTATACctaaacattttacatttggcccTGTAGTAACATAGCTAGTGCAGGGCAGCAAGACAAAGGACTTGTTATGCTAACAACCTAAGAAGGTCTCAGACAAGGGTGTCAACTGAGTATCAATAATGAATGCTGATGAATGATGGAAGTCTTTCCCCAATGGAAATGTTGTGCCACTGACTCACGTCTTGTCTGTTTCATTTCTCAGGTGCCTGTTGTGGCTCAGATGAGAAGACTTACATGGTGGGGGGCTGGGCCTGGGCCTGGTGGCTCATCACTGACATTCAAAGGTGAGACCGTTGATGATGGCTTAGACTGATAGATGAAGACAATTCTATCAGCAGTTATGGGTTGTTTTGCTAATGGCCTGGAGGCTTGTTTTATTTCTTCAATGGCTAAATAATCCTACACGTTTCCGTACAAATACTACATTTGATAAAAGGGCTTCCTAAGGTTTAGAGACCCTCTATTATTTATGAACACTGCTCCAACAGGTTATCCAACATCTTAGATTTCCACAATGATAGCCTATAATTCACTAAGCACACCCATATGCGGCCTGACAATCAGCCAGGTGGCTTGCGTGAAAGACTATTTTATTCTGTGCCACACTTTACTTACTGACCTACATTGTGTTAATGAGTTCTGGATGTTTCAAATGGAAACACTGCAAAGGACACTTGGCCTCACCTTCTTAAATTACAGTACACATTCACTCTTCTGCCTTCTTTCCAGTGTGTCACTTGGCACAATTCTTACCCTTTTTCACTGTAGGTTAGCTGCTGTTCTCTCTTTATTAACTGACTGTAAGGCATTATCCCCTGGGTTTACATGAAAGCATGCAATGCAATGTTTTGTTTAGGTTTTCTTCAGTTTAAATTTGGCAGGTTTGCTCAATAGCCAGTAACTAGTCTCTAGTCATTTTGGCCGTGTGTCAAGGAAGTGTGTGGCAATAGAGGTAATAAATCTCCAGAAACAATAAACATTCCACTATAGAAATATTCCATGGCTGAAATGTCACCATTGTGAAACTCCTCATGTGACTTCCCAATAATATTTATTCAATGATGAGAGAAGATATTTCAGCTGAGCCTCCAAATTATCCCATTACTTCTGCTCCAGATGTTTTGTCAGTGACAACATTGTCCCATAATACTGATGCAGAGCTTTTTCTCTCCTCTGCCTGTTAacttcaggattggtgggtccttgcatccatagctctatgAATTTCAGTGGTTGCATTTCTACAGCCGCATCGCATAGCTTTTTACCCAAACAGTGGGAAGTGAACGTGATATTGTTTCAACTGCAGGTTGCCCCTTTAAGGTCTGGATTACTTCAAATACTGTTTTTCCTCATACAGGATTACACTGGAGATTATgacactccaacctaagtgtgagGATGTTGAGACTGCTGAAGGAGTCGCCATCACTGTCACTGGGGTGGcacaggtaaaaaataaaatgctgGAAAAAGACCAGTTACCACCATGACATGCCTCCTTCGTTTGTCTCACAAAATGTGTTGTCAGTGAAAACAATGACAAAATATAATTTTGTCAATTGTATCGAATTGACAACATTGAATTGGAAAATACAGTTAAagttggaggtttacatacacttaggttggagtcattgaaactcgtttttcaaccaccccacaaatttcttgttaacaaactatagttttggcaagtcggttaggacgtctactttgtgcatgacacaagtaatttttccaacaattgtttacagacaaattatttcacttataattcactgtgtcacaattccagtgggtcagaagtttacatatatgaagttgactgtgcctttaaatagcttggaaaattccagaaaatgatgtcatggctttagaagcttctgataggctaattggcgaTTGGTGGTGgacctgtggatgaatttcaaggtctaccttcaaactcggtgcctctttgcttgacatcatgggaaatctaaagaaatcagccaagacatcagaaaaaaaattgtagacctccacaagtctggttcatccttgggagcaatttcaaaatgcctgaaggtaccacattcatctttacaaacaatagtatgcaagtataaacactatgggaccacgcagccgtcataccgctcaggaaggagactcgttctgtctcctagagatgaatgtactttggtacaaaaagtgcaaatcaatcccagaacagcagaaaaggaccttgtgaagatgctggaggaaacaggtacaaaagtatctatatccacattaaaacgagtcctgtatcgacataacttgaaaggccattcagcaaggaagaagccactgctccaaaaccgccataaaaaagccagactacggtttgcaactgcacatggggacaaatatcgtactttttggagaaatgtcctctggtctgatgaaacaaaaatagaactgtttggccataatgaccatcgttatgtttggaggaaaaaggcagaggcttgcaagccgaagaacaccatcccaaccgtgaagcacaggggtggcagcatcatgttgtgggggtgctttgctgcaggagggactggtgcacttcacaaaatagatggtgtcatgaggcaggaaaatgttgcttcaatatatccacatcatctcaagacatcagtcagttgcaaatgggtcttccaaatggatgatgatcccaagcatacttccaaagttgtgacaaaatggcttaaggacaacaaagtccaggtattggagtggccatcacaaatccctgacctcaatcctatagaaaatgtgtgggcagaactgaaagtgtgtgcgagcaaggaggcctacaaacctgactctgttacaccagctctgtcaggaggaatgggccaaaattcacccaatttattgtaggaagcttgtggaagtctacctgaagtgtttgacccaagtaacttgatttaaaggcaatgctaccaaatactaattgagtgtacgtaaacttcttccccactgggaatgtgatgaaaaaaataaaagctgaaataaataattctctactattattctgacatttcacattattataataaagtggtaatcctaaaacaatacatttttactaggtttaaatttaaggaattgtaaaaaaaaaaaaaatgtaaaaaaaaaagagtttaaatgcgtttggctaaggtgtatttaaacttccgacttcaactgtatgtctaaCTTATTTATAACTCTATAACTGTTATTATTTTAATATCTCATTGTGGCATACCAGTTTACAACTGCTGCAGTAGCTACTCCATGTACTGTAAGCTATTTTTGTGTCACAGGAAAGATTCTGTTCCAAGGTATGCAAAATACATTCATGTAAACCAAGGACTAAATCCTTGTGTAAACTAACTTATAGCCATAGATCAAGTTAAAGCACAGTGATTCATATTTGCGCATGCAACCTGGCCACAGTCCTTCTAACCCTTTCCTTCATCTTTTCTCCAGATCAAAGTGATGACAGATCATGATCTTTTGGCAATTGCTTGCGAGCAGTTTTTGGGAAAATCCGTCCCTGAAATCAAAGGAGTGGTTTTGCAAACCTTGGAGGGACATTTACGCTCAATTCTAGGTAAGGAGAATCTTTCCAAAGTGATCTTTGTCTATTATGGTCATCTGTTGATTTCAGTTGGTTGTTTTCAGCTTTGTTTTCTGTTAGCTGATGTAAATCAGTGGCTAAACCTCATTATACAACAGATGAGTCTAATCCTGGATGTTGATTGTCTAGAATGCAGTTTTAACccgtgtctattccacaagtgaCCACTGGCTAAATGCATGAcgttgaaatgcctatttactctgttccatctcacaTCAGCCCAGCCATTTGATATCCACTATAAAAAAAACATCTAGACATTGTCTCCAATTTCTTTTAGACTAGCATATATTCTCAACAGTGGAGATTtctataaaccttgctgtctgtctctctgacatttgcaacaatgtttcaatattgaaattcgaTCTCTAGCTGTTCCATAGTAATGAAAGTGTCGGGAGGAAAATAATgggcaggcagcttttctcagccagtcgaaatcatgaatcgaCTGCCATCATTTTTATTGATATACAggtatacaaagaaatgtcaataggAAACAGGTAAAATGGGGGGAAAAGTTTAGCTAGTTTgctgtctttccagcttcagtatGAAGTGATTATGTTACCTGTGGTGTTGGCTAGCTTCTTTGAACAGCAGTGTCCTGGCGAGAGAGCACATTTTGTATGCCAGGCGAAATCGaacatcattagctcattgttatggatgcatccaaataaatgtcactagaaaacagcttagacaaatgcaaatgcagctacttttctGTTATTCTGGCTGAACGGTTTGACGTGACTAAGTTAGCCATAGTTTGCTTGCTAGCAAGCAAGGTataagaatgttgccagccagtatggcattggaacatttagaacgaacgactgggttgcgtctaaagatacaaaacaaaaatacttgactgggtcacgtctctgacaacctaactgatagaacaaacgaccagccggcttgggtagcaaccttcGATAtctgtcgggactatatcttgtggaaggatgaaacgCTGGCTCCTCGGGCATTattgggcattatcacttaagcgTCCCACACACGTTAATTCAAAATGACACAATGACAAGGTTCCAGTTTAACAACTTTTACACAACCGTATTAGCACAATACATGGTTTCCATTGCACTCAGGCCAGGTTCATCAACAATGAGACTCCTGCGCAGGCACACTAATAATGATAGCACCGTAATAACAGAAATATAGGGATACTTAAAACATTAACTTAACACTGATACCTAAGCCTAAAAAAGAAGTGCTGCTCATCGATAACTGGCgtccaatttgtcttcttaataatGACTTTAAGATATTAGCCTTACTACTTGCAGTCTGGCTTtatgaggaacagacatatttctaacaatgtcagactagtattagacatacttgactactcagacctaataactgaggatagcttcatattattattttttaaagcatTTGACACAGAGTGTCAGTtcctcttccactcccttgagagactTTGCTTtgggtatttttttatttaaggcTATTATGACTCTATTcaaatggtaacagctctatcaaattgaaatatggcacctcacctagatttgagttaaagagaggaattaggcaaggttgtcctatctctccgtacctgtttttattaatcacccaacttcttacaaattctttaaataatagtcctgtacaaggtatttccatagctggtaaatAAATTATTATAAGCAAGCTGGCTGATGATACTACACTTTTTATGAAAGAtgctaaccaaattcccatatcgatcaatgtgattacaatccttttccaaagcgtctggtctatatcttaacattaataaatgtgaactcatggctgtcaaagattgtgtgacaccttcatattatggtatttcagtaaaagaagaacttacatatttaggcataaccattacaaaggagCAGAAGTCTAGAGGCATActataattttattttttaaataagagCATTAAAATATCTTTAAAGGgaagtcctaataaccaaggctgaaggtctctctagactaacatatggcgCTCTATCTATTTATCTTGACAGTAAAATAAGCAAGGcaatagaccagatgcttttcaactttctgtgCAGAAACCGTACCCATAAcaggaaaactgttgtaatgaacacttatgagaatgaTGGGCTGAATTTTCTGGACCTTATTAccttaaataatacttttaagatcaattggataaaacaatccCTAAGAATCCCCACTTCTATgtggaattttattcctcatgtcttctctacttttggtggccttaacttcatgttggtttgcaattataatatttaCAAAGTTtcagtgaaactttctgcttttcatcggcaggttttctggtcatggtccttaatttataagcATATTTCTTTCCACACATGGAATAAttgggatatattgtataaaaatccttgtttttagaatattggttccgaaataatatcctattggtgagccaactggtaaatgcagagggtattttactcagttataaggaattcttatcactttacaaggtccctgtaacacctaaagattttgcaattgttttaggtGTTGTTTTATTATTCAGGAACATGTTCAGGaacgtgtcaagacctgaccctcagagcctaccttcctTTGActctgttgactcatcagtaggaaagatttgtttctcttttgatccattcaacaacagagaaaTACGAAccatgtttcagcaggatgttgtatgtCATGCCTTAGAAATTATAGCAGTAGTCTAAATCCAATGTACACAATTCCAAACTCGTTAAAAATCACTTATTCCACAACTGTACGAGAGCACACAGGCTTCAGTGCAGGAAAgagtccaaaaagctactgcACTGACTGCTGGACGTCAAGGGTAACCACTTCTTACTTGTCGTTTACTTGCACTTCATTGAATATTTTTTGTCATCTGGACTGCTTTGAGTTCAGCGACAGACACACCTCAGAGAACTttggcagaggaactgttgagAATGGCAAGTAGATGGAAAAGTGGTCTGTTTTGTTAGCGACAATGCAGCTAACATAACTAAAACCATGAAAATGTTAAAATGGACCCATTCATGTCTTGCCCACACAATCAACCTGATTGTAAGAGATGCTCTGAAGGTGATGAAGCCACtgtggacaaagtgaaagcagctgTGGAATACTTCCACAGGAGCACAGTAGGTGCTGAAAAACTAAAGTCTACACAACGCCAGATGGGGATGCTTGAGCTGAGGCCATAACAAGACTGCACTACAACTTGGAATTCAACATTTTATATGTTGAAGCGGTTTCTTGAGTCAAATGATGCCACCATCTCTACCCTGGCCATTGTCAATGCATCTGTTTGTAAGATTTATATACATTAAAGTTAAACTTTAAATGCACATGTAATAGCatctttttttacattttcaatttttgggatgctgcagttttgcaAATTGTTATTTATCTATctttgatatggtgcaatattctattatACTGTTCAGATTGTGTTCGTTTTGACTGATTAGATTTATATGCATTTGGTAATATACATACAAAATGTATACTTTAAATCCAAAAATGTTTAATAGCATTCTTTTCCATaacaaaccaatgcatttttaaatacGTTGTGGTTAAGGTAGAGTATGATTTAATTTAATTAGACTTGTTTTAACACCAATCATAGTCATAGTATCTCAAACTGTTTGActtgaaaaaatacaaaacatatatttttttaaagagccaTTTGAGAGCCAAAAGAGCCGAACTGAACGAGCCAGCTCACTGAAAAGAGACTGAATGCCCGTCACTAGTAAATGAtatctgaatgttggagtgtgcccttggtTTTCTGTAAATGAAAAAAAACAAAGGATGCCATCCAGTTTGCTTAAtttaaggaattttaaattatttatacttttgcttagtgtattttaaaccaaatacttagacttttactcaagtagaattttactgggtgacttttacttgagtaattttcgaTTAAGGtagctttacttttactcaagtatggcagttgggtactttttccaccattggTAACTTCTAAAACCACAAACATGAAATCCAAGAATATATAGACTGCACTATTGAAAAGTAAACATTATGTGTTCTGTATTATGAGATTTTTATAATGTTTTACTATATGATGATGACGACTTTATAGATCTGTGCTTTTAACAATGTATTTTGTCTTTGTAAATACCCATGAATTTCAGTGATTATTTGACAACCATGTAGGATAGCTTTAATAAAGTAGTCAGTAAGTGAAGTGGGTCTATATCCAGTGTTGTAGAGACACTGATGGGCTCTgctgctctcccctctccacaGGCACACTGACAGTGGAGCAAATCTACCAGGACAGGGACAAGTTTGCCCAGCTGGTAAGGGAGGTGGCAGCTCCCGACGTGGGCAGGATGGGCATCGAGATCCTCAGCTTCACTATCAAGGTGAGTCTGTTGGGGGTGCCATGAAGGCAGTTAAACACACCTTTTTTATATTTTGAATGTTGTTTTTGCCTTTGCTGTGTTTATCGTgtgactttaaaaaatatatacatatatattttgcATTCCATGTGTATTGGTGCTTGTTTTCCTATGGAATTTAATGGATGATGTTGATTGGGAGGCGACTCCAATTAACTAGTCTTCACCGTTgttgattatgattgattgtggACTGGTAGAAATTCTAATAGATAAGAATTAGCCTAGAATGTCAGTCCCCATCAATGAGATCCACTTTTAATTATCAGCTCTTCACTGCAAGGGCTACAATCAAGTAGATGTTATCACATGTTGTTGGACATTTTATTGACATTTTTTGTTCCCTCAAGTGTCTCAGGTTGTGTGTTGTACTCTgagcttgtgtgtatgtgtgtgtgtgtattgtaggaTGTCTATGATAAACTGGACTACCTGAGCTCCCTGGGGAAAACTCAGACAGCAGCAGTTCAGAGGGATGCAGACATCGGTGTGGCAGAGGCAGAAAGGGATGCTGGGATAAGAGTAAGATTCAATGAACTTGATTAATTCCAGAGGGCGGTGTAATGAGTGCGTGCTGGTGacagaagtcaggcgcaggagtgTGAACTTGGTATAAATGGAGCAGTTTAATAAATGCTAAAAAAAACTCAGAAAAccaatatatacaaaaataatatAAAAATGGTACAAAACCCGTCGTACACCAGAACATGACTTGCACAAAACATACAACAAACAATCACCAACAAAGACATAGGGGGAaacagggttaaatacacaacatgtaattgatgagattgaaaccaggtgttttattttatttaaccgggaagggctcattgagattaaaatctatttttcaagagcgccctggccaagataggcagcaccaagtcatcaTGAAGAACTACAactaatctagtaaaaaccatttaattcacaagagtataaaacagcaaattaaaaacattgacaggtcagggaatcagcctcaaatccttcatcagtgatttaaaaacaccaatcgggtcAAGTCCTTCCagtttttaaaagtattttgtaagatgttccaagacgatggcgcagagtacataaaagcccttttaccaaattcagttcggacatttggaacagttagcaggataaagtccagtgaacgaagagagtacccaccacatttctgaacaataaaaatgcacaaataaaaaggtaataaacccaaaatggctttgtgaataaaagtataccagtgactgagcctacgagtgactagagaagaccagccaaccctggtatacaaagtgcagtggtgcgtaagggttttgcagtttaaaataaatctcaaagtgccatggtaaagagtgtcaattgatctcaaacactgagcggaagcagtcatatataaaatatccccatagtctagtaaaggcatacatgtagctgatactagcctccttctggcttcaaaagaaaaacaggccttattcctaaaataaaatcccaatttcagcttcaatttttttaagttgttgaatatgcaatttaaaagaggctgtcatcaattaaaattccaagatatttatatgaagttacaacctcaatctccttgccctgacaggtagtaataggtgaaaggttcagaggtctatttcttgcattAGAAAAAACATTAGTTTActttgtcagtattgaggataagcttcaattgacacaaggtatgttgaacagtataaaaagcagtttgcatgttctggaaagcttttgtaagagacgaggcacaacagtaaataatgTGTGATGGAAGACCAGACAAAaccaatgaaaaatggatcagcaatgtctagaaggtcggtgacgtcgaccgccaaacaccacccgaacaaggagagggaccaacttcggcggaagttgtgacagGCAGTTATTTCTGGGGCTCTGTTTGTCTGTATTAATATACATACTTTTCATTTGAGAGGTTTGTATGCTCATTTTATTAatttcctctcaccctctctctcatgtatattctctctcactctctcgtcaGGAAGCAGAGTGCAAGAAGGAGATGATGGATGTCAAGTTCCTGGCCGACACCAAGATGGCCGACTCCAAACGAAAACTTGAACTGCAGAAGGCTGCTTTCAACCAAGAAGTCAACACCAAGGTCTGCATGCACTTTATGCTCCACTCTTGAATGCCGTTTAAATCAGTACAGTGTGGTAGAAATTCCAGTCTACTAAATGATTCTATGATGTTGGTCCATCCAAGTCTTAATTATCATTAGGCGTTAGTAATTTAAGTAATTCGACATCTTACGTGATCAGAGAGCCTGGAATGAACATTGAATATAGCCCTAAGCAGCCAAATGCTCCCCCCAGCCAACCTTAACATTACAACTCCTCTATCAACatgatcctgtctctctgtctgtgtgcttcAACATGGACGTCatggtcatgtctctctctgtccctgtgtctccagAAAGCGGAAGCTCAGCTGGCCTATGAGTTGCAGGCAGCTAAAGAACAGCAGAAGATCAGGCTGGAGGAGATAGAGATTGAAGTGGTTCAGAGGAAGAAGCAGATCACCATTGAGGAGAAGGAGATTGTCCGCACAGAGAAGGAGCTCATCGCCATGGTGAAGAGGCCTGCCGAGGCAGAGGCATACAAGATGCAGCAGCTGGCTGAGGGACAGAAGTAGGAACACCttttatattataacagaacatatcCACAGTCTATTTCCCATTATATGTTTACCTATctgctggggcggcagcgtagcctagtggttagagcgttggactaataaccggaaggttgcgagttcaaacccccgagctgacaaggtacaaatctgtcgttctgcccctgaacagacactgttcccaggccgtcattgaaaataagaatgtgttcttaactgacttgcctggttaaataaaggtaaaaaaataaaataaacataaaaTATCTGTAACATACAAACTATGTCCTTCACTAGTGATTCCACTCAACTTTTGTGCAGTCTGGAATGCTTCAAGACATATAGATTGGTAGCACTTCATTTAACAGTGCAAAAATGTTCCGGTATTTACTAAGTGATCAGGTTAAATGGTAATCACACATAGCATATGAATTACATACAAATTGTTTGTTTCGGAAATCAATCTAGTTTCCAATTTGTTCTGATACGAGTGTGCTGTGTCTTTCAGGATGAAGAAGGTTCTGATGGCCCAGGCGGAGGCAGAGAAGATCCGGAGGATAGGCGAGGCAGAGGCCTGCTCCATAGAAGTTATAGGGAAGGCTGAGGCTGAGAAGATGAGGCTGAAGGCTGAGGCCTACCAGCAGTATGGAGAGGCAGCCAAGACTGCTCTGGTTCTGGAGGCCCTACCCAAGGTAACACACTATGGATTTAAGTCACATAAGTCATATTGTGTTTATTGTTTTTAAATGCAGTGTATCTTCATGTGTGTTTGAATTGTTTAGATTTAATCAGATGAAATCACTACTGCCTTGACGAGACCTTTAACCAGATGTATTCATGTTGAGGTAGTAATGTGTAGATTTACTGTTTTTTCCTCAAAAAAAAAAAGTGATATTGATAGTGCAATTCTGAAAAATCTATAGCAAAAGTCATTAAAAAAACACAGGATTTTGTCACGCAGGGTGCCTTTCTTTCACTGGGCAGGCCATTTGGGAACTTCTTTGGCAAAATTAgagtatacccacttctccaggcaccactacaccATTGCATAGGGAcgatggaaagacagcagtcacacacagcatgatgttagcctctctgggatatgtgggacagccagtgaaattgcagggcgccaaattcaaaacccacagaaatctcataattaaaattcctcaagcatacaactATTTCACgcaattttaaagataaacttgttgtaaatGCAGCCactgtgtccgatttcaaaaaggctttacgacgaaagcacaacaaacgattatgttaggtcagcacctagtcacagaaaaacacagccatttttcccgccaaagagaggagtcacaaaaatcagaaatagagatcgaattaatcactaacctttgatgatcttcatcagatgacactcataggacttcatgttacacaatacatgtttatatccaaaaatctcagtttacattggtgcgttatgttcagtagttccaaagcATCCGGTGACTTTGCAGaaagccacatcaatttacagaagtactcataataaacattgctaaaagatacaagtgttatgcatgtaatgttagatccacttctccttaacttcttatggctgaaaTCCCGTTACCGGGAGCGATATAACAACAACCAGTTATTGTACAGGGCGCCATATTCAAaagaacagaaatctcataattaaaattcctcaaacatacatgtgtcttatATCGTTTTCAAGgtagtcttgttgttaatcccaccacagtgtccgatttcaaataggatttatggtgaaagcaccacaaacgattgttagcTCACCAACAACTCACTAAAATACACAGCCAATTTTaccagccaaagagagagagagagaaaacacttatagagataaaatgaatcactaacctttgataatctttatcagatgacactcataggacttcatgttacacaatacatgcatgttttgtttgataaagttcatatttatattagaaaatctgagtttacattggagcattccattcactagttccaaaaacatccagtgattttgcatagccacatcattcaacagaaatactcatcataaatgtagatgataatacaagttatacacatggaattatagatatacctctccttaatgcaaccgctgtgtcagattatttttttaaattacggAAAAAGAAacgcatgcaataatctgagacggcactCAGAACAATAGAAAAATTAgcctccatgttgga
This DNA window, taken from Oncorhynchus gorbuscha isolate QuinsamMale2020 ecotype Even-year linkage group LG13, OgorEven_v1.0, whole genome shotgun sequence, encodes the following:
- the LOC123993933 gene encoding flotillin-2 isoform X1, producing the protein MGSCLTVGPNEAVVVSGACCGSDEKTYMVGGWAWAWWLITDIQRITLEIMTLQPKCEDVETAEGVAITVTGVAQIKVMTDHDLLAIACEQFLGKSVPEIKGVVLQTLEGHLRSILGTLTVEQIYQDRDKFAQLVREVAAPDVGRMGIEILSFTIKDVYDKLDYLSSLGKTQTAAVQRDADIGVAEAERDAGIREAECKKEMMDVKFLADTKMADSKRKLELQKAAFNQEVNTKKAEAQLAYELQAAKEQQKIRLEEIEIEVVQRKKQITIEEKEIVRTEKELIAMVKRPAEAEAYKMQQLAEGQKMKKVLMAQAEAEKIRRIGEAEACSIEVIGKAEAEKMRLKAEAYQQYGEAAKTALVLEALPKIAAKVAAPLARTNEIVILSGKGNRVTGEVNRLLAELPVSVNALTGIDLSKIPLLQKMTYAQA
- the LOC123993933 gene encoding flotillin-2 isoform X2 yields the protein MVGGWAWAWWLITDIQRITLEIMTLQPKCEDVETAEGVAITVTGVAQIKVMTDHDLLAIACEQFLGKSVPEIKGVVLQTLEGHLRSILGTLTVEQIYQDRDKFAQLVREVAAPDVGRMGIEILSFTIKDVYDKLDYLSSLGKTQTAAVQRDADIGVAEAERDAGIREAECKKEMMDVKFLADTKMADSKRKLELQKAAFNQEVNTKKAEAQLAYELQAAKEQQKIRLEEIEIEVVQRKKQITIEEKEIVRTEKELIAMVKRPAEAEAYKMQQLAEGQKMKKVLMAQAEAEKIRRIGEAEACSIEVIGKAEAEKMRLKAEAYQQYGEAAKTALVLEALPKIAAKVAAPLARTNEIVILSGKGNRVTGEVNRLLAELPVSVNALTGIDLSKIPLLQKMTYAQA